A window of Sphingorhabdus lacus contains these coding sequences:
- a CDS encoding acyltransferase family protein has translation MTNVQRMSELDILRGFAVAVMILVVSPGSWGHTYAPLRHADWHGWTFADLVFPDFLFGVGMALGLTFGRSLDPNEQTAFWTKVGRRVIGLTLLGLALNYLAVISGLLGAPPVGPQDYTTWRIPGVLQRIAAAYLSAVSIMWLSSVVAHREAPQPVQIGIAIAVLLIGYWVALSFVTVPGYGAGRLDMEGNLAAYIDRAVFGTQHMWPLAAESWRGPVLYDPEGILATFPASANILFGVLAVSIWTKLGDRCIPALLVAGGLLIAAALLLEPLFPINKKIWTSTFALLTSGISFVALAAVATLLRAGMLPLLAPFRVLGGNAILAFSISIFLSAIAGIPLASVEDPPTLQSTGFRIMSAVVPDPHLASLACAFGIVLLIFLMIFPLHRRGIHIRL, from the coding sequence ATGACGAACGTTCAGAGAATGAGTGAGCTGGACATCTTGCGCGGATTTGCGGTTGCGGTGATGATCCTTGTTGTCAGTCCAGGTTCTTGGGGTCACACTTATGCTCCCCTTCGTCATGCCGATTGGCACGGATGGACTTTTGCGGATCTGGTCTTTCCCGATTTTCTTTTTGGCGTTGGTATGGCGCTCGGCCTCACGTTTGGCAGGTCGCTCGATCCAAATGAACAGACCGCTTTCTGGACGAAGGTTGGCCGTCGCGTGATTGGCCTTACTTTGCTTGGTTTGGCACTCAACTATCTTGCTGTGATTTCAGGCCTGCTTGGCGCACCGCCTGTCGGACCCCAAGACTATACGACCTGGCGCATTCCGGGGGTATTGCAAAGAATTGCTGCCGCCTATCTTAGTGCGGTTTCCATTATGTGGCTGTCCAGTGTCGTCGCCCATCGTGAGGCCCCGCAACCCGTGCAAATAGGCATCGCCATCGCCGTTCTTTTGATTGGCTATTGGGTTGCCTTATCATTTGTGACTGTCCCTGGATATGGTGCCGGGCGGCTCGATATGGAAGGTAATCTGGCTGCCTATATCGACCGCGCGGTATTTGGAACACAGCATATGTGGCCGCTTGCTGCGGAAAGCTGGCGCGGTCCCGTGCTCTATGATCCGGAGGGTATTCTTGCGACGTTCCCGGCAAGCGCCAATATCCTGTTTGGGGTGCTTGCAGTCAGTATTTGGACAAAGTTGGGGGATCGGTGTATTCCGGCCCTGCTGGTTGCCGGAGGATTGCTGATTGCAGCTGCCTTGCTGCTCGAGCCGCTATTTCCGATCAACAAGAAGATTTGGACCAGCACATTCGCTCTTTTAACGAGCGGGATTTCATTTGTCGCCCTGGCAGCCGTTGCAACACTGCTTCGGGCGGGCATGCTGCCGCTTCTTGCACCCTTCAGGGTCCTTGGCGGCAATGCGATCCTTGCCTTTTCCATCTCCATCTTTCTGTCGGCTATCGCCGGCATTCCGCTGGCATCTGTCGAAGACCCCCCGACATTACAAAGCACGGGGTTCAGGATAATGTCGGCGGTGGTCCCTGACCCTCATCTTGCATCGCTGGCCTGTGCTTTCGGCATCGTCCTTTTGATCTTTTTGATGATCTTTCCACTGCACCGGCGCGGCATTCACATCCGGCTTTAA
- a CDS encoding NAD(P) transhydrogenase subunit alpha — protein MDFISILSIFVMACFVGYYVVWSVTPALHTPLMAVTNAISSVIIVGALIASAAAGSPSAKWLGLIAVALASVNIFGGFAVTARMLAMYKKKER, from the coding sequence ATGGACTTTATTTCAATCTTATCCATCTTCGTGATGGCCTGTTTCGTGGGCTATTATGTTGTTTGGTCCGTCACGCCTGCCTTGCACACACCGCTGATGGCGGTCACCAACGCGATTTCATCGGTTATCATCGTCGGCGCGCTGATCGCTTCGGCGGCGGCGGGGTCGCCGAGTGCCAAATGGCTGGGGCTGATTGCAGTGGCATTGGCCAGCGTCAATATTTTCGGCGGCTTCGCCGTGACGGCACGCATGCTCGCCATGTACAAGAAAAAGGAGCGCTGA
- a CDS encoding sigma-54-dependent transcriptional regulator: MLEQETRLLMLVDDEPAQCRLVSAIASRAGWRTVFARDAETAIAMLGTQDGMMLDAIILDQWVPGSDAASLIAELKSRRPALPILLMTAIGSNEAAIEAMRAGASDYIIKPVAAERLIAALSLASDKSKEFGELHPLTEKITQPLAFEEIIGSAPAFRAALAIAAKAARSRAPIFIEGESGVGKEVVADAIHAASPRSKLPLLKVNCGAISPTLLDSVLFGHEKDAFAGAFDRRIGILQQAEGGAVFLDEVDHLPQETQVRLVRLLTQNEIQPLGAAHSFRIDVRLISASNSSLADKLAAGDFREDLFYRLNVVQLTIPPLRERTSDIPALARHFLGRLASQPGLRSLGITDEALTMLRGYSWPGNVRQLQSALFRAAVLCERDALTPEEFPQISAAVGVPGNGGSNGAGANDGIGVTLYEADGNMRPLEEIEADVIRLAIGHYRGRMTEVARRLGIGRSTLYRKLADLGISDVA; the protein is encoded by the coding sequence ATGCTAGAACAAGAGACCCGATTATTGATGCTTGTCGATGACGAGCCGGCCCAATGCAGGCTGGTGTCGGCAATTGCGTCGCGTGCCGGCTGGCGCACCGTGTTTGCGCGCGATGCCGAGACCGCCATAGCCATGCTCGGCACCCAAGATGGCATGATGCTGGACGCGATTATCCTTGATCAGTGGGTTCCCGGCTCTGACGCGGCATCTTTGATCGCGGAACTGAAGTCACGCCGTCCTGCGCTTCCTATATTGTTGATGACCGCTATTGGGTCCAACGAAGCAGCCATTGAAGCCATGCGCGCGGGTGCATCGGATTATATCATCAAGCCGGTTGCCGCCGAGCGCCTGATCGCGGCGCTCAGCCTTGCATCCGACAAGAGCAAGGAGTTCGGCGAACTCCATCCGCTCACCGAAAAAATTACGCAGCCACTGGCCTTCGAAGAGATTATCGGTTCCGCCCCCGCATTTCGTGCGGCTTTGGCAATCGCGGCAAAAGCAGCGCGCAGCCGGGCACCTATTTTCATTGAAGGCGAATCGGGTGTCGGCAAAGAAGTGGTCGCCGACGCGATCCACGCCGCCAGCCCCCGTTCAAAGCTGCCGCTGCTGAAAGTGAATTGCGGCGCGATTTCACCAACCCTTCTCGATTCGGTTCTGTTCGGTCATGAAAAAGATGCCTTTGCAGGCGCATTCGACAGGCGGATCGGCATATTGCAACAGGCCGAAGGCGGCGCGGTATTCCTGGACGAGGTCGACCATCTTCCGCAGGAAACGCAGGTCCGGCTTGTTCGCCTGTTAACCCAGAATGAAATCCAACCTTTAGGCGCTGCGCACAGCTTCCGAATTGACGTACGCCTGATTTCCGCGAGCAATTCCAGCCTTGCCGACAAATTGGCGGCAGGCGATTTCCGCGAGGATTTGTTTTACCGGTTGAATGTTGTCCAACTGACGATCCCGCCGCTGCGTGAGCGTACAAGCGACATTCCGGCCTTGGCCCGCCATTTTCTGGGCCGCCTTGCAAGCCAGCCCGGCCTTCGCAGTCTGGGCATAACCGATGAAGCGCTCACCATGCTGCGGGGCTATAGCTGGCCCGGTAACGTGCGCCAGTTGCAAAGCGCGCTGTTCCGCGCGGCTGTCTTGTGCGAGCGCGATGCGCTGACGCCCGAAGAGTTTCCACAAATTTCGGCTGCTGTGGGCGTTCCCGGCAATGGCGGCTCCAACGGAGCGGGTGCGAACGACGGTATTGGCGTGACCCTTTACGAGGCGGATGGCAATATGCGTCCACTGGAAGAGATCGAAGCGGATGTGATCCGCCTCGCCATCGGCCACTATCGCGGACGCATGACCGAAGTCGCACGTCGCTTGGGCATCGGCCGGTCGACCTTGTATCGCAAGCTGGCGGATTTGGGCATCAGCGACGTCGCTTGA
- a CDS encoding NAD(P)(+) transhydrogenase (Re/Si-specific) subunit beta, which produces MEHAAPPAWVMLAYLISGVFFILALRGLSSPATSQRGNRFGMAGMLIAVVTTLVTHEVASLPEILGAIAIGGGIGWIIARRIAMTDMPQLVAAFHSLVGMAAVLVAAAAFLNPVAFGITGADGLINPVSRVEMGLGIAIGAITFSGSVIAFLKLAGKMSGAPILLPLRHLINLGTLAAIIGLVGYFTIDQSPWVFWTITALSFLIGFLLIIPIGGADMPVVVSMLNSYSGWAAAAMGFTLHNTAMIITGALVGSSGAILSYIMCKAMNRSFISVIAGGFGAEASSASGEAKEQRPWKRGSAEDAAYMMQQAESVIIVPGYGMAVAQAQHVLREMADVLKKQGVSVKYAIHPVAGRMPGHMNVLLAEASVPYDEVFELEDINSEFAQADVAFIIGANDVVNPAAKTDKSSPIYGMPVFDVDKAKTVFFVKRSMGGVGYAGVDNDVFYMDQTMMLLADAKKMCEDIVKALQH; this is translated from the coding sequence ATGGAACATGCCGCTCCTCCTGCATGGGTTATGCTCGCCTATCTGATATCGGGCGTTTTCTTCATTCTTGCGTTGCGAGGCCTATCCTCGCCGGCGACGTCGCAGCGGGGTAACCGCTTCGGCATGGCAGGTATGCTGATTGCCGTGGTGACGACGCTGGTGACGCACGAAGTCGCGTCTCTGCCAGAGATATTGGGTGCGATCGCCATCGGCGGTGGCATTGGTTGGATCATCGCCCGCCGCATAGCCATGACCGACATGCCACAACTTGTGGCTGCGTTTCACAGCCTTGTGGGTATGGCCGCTGTGCTTGTTGCCGCGGCTGCGTTTCTCAATCCGGTTGCCTTTGGCATCACCGGAGCGGACGGCCTGATCAATCCAGTCAGCCGCGTCGAAATGGGCTTGGGCATTGCTATTGGTGCGATCACCTTTTCGGGATCGGTCATCGCTTTCCTGAAACTGGCGGGCAAGATGTCGGGTGCGCCGATATTGTTGCCTCTCCGCCATTTGATCAATCTTGGAACGCTTGCGGCCATCATCGGCCTCGTAGGCTATTTCACCATTGACCAGTCGCCTTGGGTGTTCTGGACCATCACGGCGCTGAGCTTCCTGATCGGCTTCCTGCTGATTATCCCCATCGGCGGCGCGGATATGCCTGTCGTTGTGTCGATGCTGAACAGCTATTCCGGCTGGGCCGCGGCCGCTATGGGTTTCACCCTGCACAATACGGCGATGATCATCACCGGCGCATTGGTCGGTTCGTCGGGTGCGATTCTGTCCTACATCATGTGCAAGGCCATGAACCGCAGCTTCATCAGCGTCATCGCGGGTGGCTTTGGTGCCGAAGCATCGTCCGCCAGCGGCGAAGCCAAGGAACAGCGCCCCTGGAAGCGCGGCTCTGCCGAAGATGCCGCCTATATGATGCAGCAAGCCGAAAGCGTGATCATCGTCCCCGGTTACGGCATGGCGGTGGCGCAGGCCCAGCACGTACTGCGCGAAATGGCGGACGTCCTGAAAAAGCAGGGCGTGTCGGTGAAATATGCGATCCATCCTGTCGCTGGACGCATGCCTGGACATATGAACGTGCTGCTCGCCGAAGCATCGGTTCCCTATGATGAAGTCTTTGAACTGGAAGACATCAACAGCGAATTTGCGCAAGCCGATGTTGCGTTCATCATCGGGGCCAATGACGTCGTCAATCCTGCTGCAAAGACCGATAAATCATCGCCCATCTACGGGATGCCGGTGTTCGATGTGGACAAGGCCAAGACGGTTTTCTTCGTCAAGCGATCTATGGGCGGCGTGGGCTATGCGGGTGTCGACAACGACGTCTTTTACATGGACCAGACCATGATGCTCCTCGCCGATGCCAAGAAGATGTGCGAAGACATCGTCAAAGCCTTGCAGCATTAG
- a CDS encoding parallel beta-helix domain-containing protein gives MRKIAIASAAICALIQPAFAKTIAVAAGDGAQERLQEALIAAQPGDIVELGAGRFSLTDGLSLDVNGVTVKGQGAKESVLDFSNQKGAGEGLLVTSDDVILRDFGVENSKGDGIKSKGADRIVYHKLRVEWTGGPKATNGAYGIYPVESKDVLIDTVVVRGASDAGIYVGQSRNIVVRGSVATENVAGIEIENSFDADVHDNIATHNTGGVLIFDLPNLPQMGGHNVRVFDNIIVDNMTPNFAPKGNIVANVPTGTGVMVMANRNVEIFDNILGDNGTTNIMVVGYRFPHQDAKYDPLPRDVVIWDNQHGKAGWDPQFRGGKEIAAAMGGSFPAIFWDGAGGPERAPIISDTVPALSLGLTDIAADPTTANPTPLAPSDKRPAALPAIILPAAMEAAVR, from the coding sequence ATGAGGAAAATCGCTATCGCCAGCGCTGCAATCTGCGCGCTAATTCAACCGGCATTTGCCAAGACCATAGCGGTTGCAGCAGGCGACGGAGCGCAGGAGCGCTTGCAAGAGGCGCTGATTGCCGCACAACCCGGCGATATTGTTGAACTGGGGGCAGGGCGTTTCAGCCTGACCGATGGCCTTTCGCTCGATGTGAATGGCGTGACGGTCAAGGGGCAGGGCGCCAAGGAATCCGTTCTCGACTTCTCAAACCAGAAAGGCGCGGGCGAGGGGCTGCTTGTAACTTCGGACGATGTCATACTGCGTGATTTCGGCGTCGAGAACAGCAAAGGCGACGGCATAAAATCCAAAGGTGCAGACCGCATCGTCTATCACAAGTTGCGCGTTGAATGGACGGGTGGCCCCAAGGCCACCAATGGCGCTTACGGTATCTATCCGGTGGAAAGCAAAGATGTGCTAATCGACACCGTCGTGGTTCGCGGGGCTTCGGACGCCGGAATCTATGTCGGGCAATCGCGCAACATCGTGGTGCGCGGATCCGTTGCTACGGAAAATGTGGCCGGCATTGAGATCGAGAACAGCTTCGACGCCGATGTGCACGATAATATCGCGACCCATAATACCGGCGGCGTGCTGATATTCGACTTACCCAATTTGCCGCAAATGGGCGGGCATAATGTCCGCGTTTTCGACAATATCATCGTCGATAACATGACGCCGAATTTCGCGCCCAAGGGCAATATCGTCGCCAATGTGCCGACCGGCACGGGTGTGATGGTCATGGCGAACCGCAATGTCGAAATTTTCGACAATATTTTGGGGGACAATGGCACGACCAATATCATGGTCGTTGGCTATCGTTTTCCGCATCAGGACGCCAAATATGATCCCCTGCCGCGCGATGTTGTGATCTGGGATAACCAGCATGGAAAGGCAGGTTGGGACCCCCAATTTCGTGGCGGCAAGGAAATCGCGGCGGCCATGGGCGGCAGCTTCCCTGCCATTTTCTGGGACGGGGCAGGCGGACCGGAGCGTGCGCCGATCATCTCGGATACCGTGCCAGCGCTTTCGCTCGGTCTGACCGACATTGCGGCCGATCCCACGACGGCCAATCCGACGCCGCTTGCGCCATCGGATAAGCGTCCGGCGGCTTTGCCTGCAATCATCCTGCCGGCGGCGATGGAGGCTGCGGTCCGTTAA
- a CDS encoding PilZ domain-containing protein has product MLKPSKTTTGNQVRYRKGTRRASRIEVDIDSGNGNWQKFSVVNLSQQGCNIDSAEWKFRIGESLSVKFAEMPRIRCSVRWVRDGQVGIEFTVPLSAEMVDGITR; this is encoded by the coding sequence ATGCTAAAGCCATCGAAAACAACAACCGGAAATCAAGTGCGCTACCGAAAGGGAACGCGCAGAGCCAGTCGAATTGAAGTAGACATAGATAGTGGTAACGGGAATTGGCAAAAGTTCAGTGTTGTCAATTTATCCCAACAAGGTTGTAATATTGACTCAGCCGAATGGAAATTTCGCATCGGTGAATCCTTGTCGGTCAAATTTGCAGAAATGCCCCGAATACGTTGCAGTGTTCGTTGGGTTCGTGACGGCCAGGTTGGAATAGAATTTACTGTACCGCTATCGGCAGAAATGGTCGACGGGATTACGCGATAG
- a CDS encoding SO2930 family diheme c-type cytochrome has translation MRLLLPFMACFAAAVGLATPHGQVSDQQIAGTNYPATLSAYGFFDGAANRPSRQLIPYQLRTPLFSDYAEKQRFIYLPEGARLTSDQAGKLEFPVGAALIKSFGYPDKSGALRILETRVLLHQQDGWVALPYIWRDDGGDADLRVGGKRMAVDVELQGTPTTISYAVPNKNQCKQCHSSDASIVPIGPIWQNMEFPRQGDREKLLQWMPQLAKMAAWGKWDDLEGGTLNERARHYLKVNCGHCHAPKGSASNSGLFLDGSAGDAAAYGIGKRPVAAGRASGDFDFVIEAGRPDRSILIYRMKSTDPGIAMPELGRATAHAEGVKLLEDWVAAMPSGGH, from the coding sequence ATGCGCCTTCTGCTGCCATTCATGGCGTGCTTTGCCGCGGCCGTTGGACTGGCAACGCCGCATGGGCAGGTTTCGGATCAGCAGATAGCGGGAACAAATTATCCGGCGACATTATCGGCCTATGGCTTCTTTGACGGCGCGGCGAACCGGCCCTCCCGGCAATTGATTCCCTATCAACTGCGGACGCCGTTGTTTTCCGATTATGCCGAAAAACAACGGTTTATTTACCTTCCGGAAGGTGCGCGATTGACGTCTGATCAGGCAGGTAAGCTCGAATTCCCCGTGGGCGCGGCGTTAATCAAATCCTTTGGATATCCCGACAAGTCTGGCGCGCTCCGTATTTTGGAAACGCGTGTGTTGTTGCACCAGCAGGATGGCTGGGTGGCTCTACCTTATATATGGCGCGATGATGGCGGTGACGCGGATTTGCGCGTGGGCGGCAAACGCATGGCGGTCGATGTCGAGCTGCAAGGAACGCCGACGACGATCAGCTACGCCGTCCCGAATAAAAACCAGTGCAAGCAATGCCATTCCTCGGATGCCAGCATCGTGCCGATCGGGCCTATCTGGCAAAATATGGAGTTTCCGCGGCAGGGTGACCGCGAAAAACTGCTCCAGTGGATGCCCCAACTGGCGAAAATGGCAGCATGGGGAAAATGGGATGATCTGGAAGGCGGCACACTCAACGAACGCGCCCGCCATTATCTGAAGGTCAATTGCGGCCATTGCCACGCCCCAAAGGGGTCGGCGAGCAATAGCGGTCTGTTTCTCGACGGTTCCGCAGGCGACGCCGCGGCCTACGGGATCGGCAAGCGACCTGTGGCCGCAGGGCGGGCAAGCGGTGATTTCGATTTTGTGATCGAAGCGGGCCGTCCTGACCGGTCCATATTGATTTACCGGATGAAGAGCACCGATCCGGGCATCGCAATGCCGGAGCTAGGCCGGGCAACGGCCCATGCGGAAGGCGTCAAATTGTTGGAAGACTGGGTCGCTGCAATGCCGAGCGGGGGTCACTGA
- a CDS encoding aa3-type cytochrome c oxidase subunit IV, with the protein MAQNNDLGPARETYEGFVTLFKWGTIVSVAVTALVVLIIASRAA; encoded by the coding sequence ATGGCACAGAATAATGATTTGGGTCCTGCACGGGAAACGTACGAAGGCTTTGTTACACTTTTCAAATGGGGCACGATCGTATCCGTCGCCGTGACAGCGCTTGTTGTGCTGATCATCGCCAGCCGCGCCGCCTGA
- the folP gene encoding dihydropteroate synthase yields the protein MIDLYLRPTAFVESPQRHDGAAVRLAGTMLWFSHIEVIDRTGASTVRQLVDMRRWEEFLEAIPAEKQARCAQLYTRLTAPRTALQMGERTIRLDQPQVMGIINMTPDSFSDGGKNADIETAVDAAFAMTSAGAAMIDVGGESTRPGAPLVWEGDEISRVEPLIRRLAASGTAISIDTRKAAVMEAAVTAGAAMINDISALLFDDRSLEVAKALNVPVVLMHAPSHGTDPHKGGDYDDVVTNVFDWLEERVEAVEAAGISRDKILVDPGIGFGKSLTDNLSLINNLSVFHGLGCALLFGASRKRMIGALSNEAPVEQRLGGSLFLAMKAVEQGAHIIRVHDAAETVQAVQVWRGLRDAALTARA from the coding sequence GTGATCGACCTTTACCTTCGTCCCACGGCTTTTGTTGAAAGTCCGCAGCGGCATGACGGCGCCGCTGTCCGGCTTGCAGGCACCATGCTGTGGTTTTCGCACATCGAGGTCATCGACCGCACAGGCGCCAGCACGGTGCGGCAGCTTGTCGATATGCGGCGGTGGGAGGAATTTCTTGAGGCTATCCCGGCGGAAAAGCAGGCGCGCTGCGCGCAGCTTTACACCCGTCTGACCGCGCCACGCACGGCGCTGCAAATGGGGGAACGAACGATCCGTCTCGACCAGCCGCAGGTGATGGGAATCATCAACATGACGCCGGACAGTTTTTCCGACGGCGGTAAAAATGCGGATATCGAGACGGCTGTCGATGCCGCATTCGCCATGACGAGCGCCGGCGCAGCAATGATCGACGTCGGTGGAGAGTCCACGCGCCCTGGAGCGCCCTTGGTGTGGGAAGGCGACGAAATTTCACGGGTCGAACCGCTGATCCGAAGACTGGCCGCTTCGGGAACCGCTATATCCATCGACACGCGCAAGGCCGCGGTGATGGAGGCTGCCGTGACTGCGGGCGCGGCCATGATTAACGACATATCGGCACTGCTGTTCGATGACCGGTCGCTGGAGGTTGCAAAGGCTCTCAATGTGCCGGTCGTCCTGATGCACGCGCCCAGCCATGGTACCGATCCGCATAAGGGCGGCGACTATGATGATGTGGTGACCAACGTGTTTGACTGGCTGGAAGAGCGCGTGGAGGCTGTCGAAGCTGCGGGCATATCGCGTGACAAGATCTTGGTCGATCCCGGCATCGGCTTTGGCAAATCGCTGACGGACAATCTGTCGCTGATCAACAACCTGTCGGTATTTCATGGTTTGGGCTGCGCCTTGCTGTTCGGGGCGAGCCGGAAACGGATGATTGGCGCATTATCAAATGAAGCCCCTGTGGAACAACGCCTCGGCGGATCGCTTTTCCTCGCCATGAAAGCGGTGGAGCAGGGCGCGCATATCATCCGTGTCCACGACGCTGCTGAAACCGTCCAGGCTGTTCAGGTCTGGCGGGGGCTTCGCGACGCGGCTTTGACGGCAAGGGCATAA
- a CDS encoding aspartate/glutamate racemase family protein, which produces MRKLGLIGGMSWYSTELYYARINKQVVKRTGGTCNAPLVLESLNFCDIAKATSDQDWDHVAEVLIAAAQRLEVAGATAILICANSMHKVYERVEQAVSIPLIHIADAVGTKMKADGVQSAALLGTANVMAENWYRQRLVKHGVTLMPAEMDDVQDLDRIIYEELMLGQVKRESERTLKTIITEIDQEGIKAVVLGCTELCMIVDTKANVLPIYDSTEIHADAGVEWILGDAS; this is translated from the coding sequence ATGCGTAAATTAGGATTGATCGGGGGGATGAGCTGGTACTCAACCGAGCTCTATTATGCACGTATCAACAAACAGGTAGTCAAGCGCACAGGCGGCACCTGCAACGCACCACTGGTCCTGGAAAGCCTGAATTTCTGCGACATTGCAAAAGCAACCAGCGACCAGGATTGGGACCATGTTGCCGAAGTGCTCATCGCGGCCGCGCAACGGCTTGAAGTCGCCGGCGCCACGGCGATCCTGATTTGTGCGAACAGTATGCACAAGGTGTATGAACGCGTTGAACAGGCCGTCTCGATACCGCTGATCCACATTGCCGATGCCGTGGGTACAAAAATGAAAGCTGATGGCGTGCAGTCGGCGGCTTTGCTTGGCACCGCCAATGTGATGGCCGAAAACTGGTACCGTCAGCGTCTGGTCAAGCATGGCGTCACCCTGATGCCTGCCGAAATGGATGATGTGCAGGATCTGGACCGGATCATCTATGAAGAGTTGATGCTGGGTCAGGTGAAGCGTGAATCGGAACGCACGCTAAAGACGATCATCACCGAAATTGATCAGGAAGGCATAAAGGCCGTGGTTCTCGGCTGCACCGAATTGTGCATGATCGTGGACACAAAGGCCAATGTCCTGCCTATTTATGACAGCACGGAGATACATGCCGACGCAGGTGTGGAGTGGATTTTGGGCGACGCATCCTGA
- a CDS encoding DUF2177 family protein, with protein sequence MIAKYIVGYIATGIAFAVIDSFWLRTMYTRLYQPEIGELMMKNGFRLGPAIVFYLLYILGMMIFAVGPALLSGKWQTALIWGALLGFFCYMTYDLTNHATLKVWSTKVTVLDIIWGTVLTGSASVVGYWITTAILGKN encoded by the coding sequence ATGATTGCCAAATATATCGTCGGTTACATCGCAACCGGAATTGCCTTTGCCGTGATCGACAGCTTCTGGCTTCGCACCATGTATACCCGGCTGTATCAGCCGGAAATTGGCGAACTGATGATGAAAAACGGCTTCCGCCTGGGGCCGGCCATTGTTTTCTACCTTCTCTATATTTTAGGCATGATGATCTTTGCGGTTGGCCCTGCGCTGCTCAGTGGCAAATGGCAGACGGCCTTGATCTGGGGCGCGCTGCTCGGATTCTTTTGCTATATGACCTATGACCTGACCAACCACGCCACATTGAAGGTGTGGAGCACCAAGGTGACGGTGCTGGATATCATTTGGGGCACTGTGCTGACCGGGTCGGCCTCGGTTGTAGGCTATTGGATAACGACCGCGATTTTGGGGAAGAATTAG
- a CDS encoding Re/Si-specific NAD(P)(+) transhydrogenase subunit alpha: MVKIAVLKETAAGETRVAASPETVKKFIALGASVSVESGAGLLASVSDAEYEAMGASVGASPAVLKDADIILGVQGPDPKALKGFAPGAWLVAGLDPFGQRARVDEYAKAGVEALAMEFMPRITRAQSMDILSSQSNLAGYKAVIEAASIYGRAFPMMMTAAGTVSAAKAFIMGVGVAGLQAIATARRLGAQVSATDVRSATKEQIESLGAKAIFVENVAGIEGEGAGGYATEMSDEYKAAQAELVSSHIAKQDIVITTALIPGRPAPRLISDAQIASMKPGSVIFDLAVAQGGNVEGSKPDEVVVKHGVKIIGYANTPAHLAADTSALFSRNLFNFLSAFWDKEAGEPVLPDDDEITAAIRLTKDGKVVNERLLA; this comes from the coding sequence GTGGTAAAAATCGCGGTATTGAAGGAAACCGCCGCTGGCGAAACACGGGTTGCTGCATCACCGGAAACGGTTAAAAAGTTTATCGCTTTGGGTGCCAGCGTGTCTGTCGAAAGCGGCGCAGGCCTTCTCGCTTCGGTAAGCGATGCGGAATATGAGGCCATGGGTGCCTCTGTCGGTGCATCGCCAGCGGTCCTGAAAGATGCCGATATCATCCTCGGCGTTCAGGGACCTGATCCAAAAGCCCTGAAGGGATTTGCACCGGGCGCATGGCTTGTTGCCGGGCTCGATCCCTTTGGACAGCGTGCCCGCGTCGATGAATATGCGAAGGCGGGCGTCGAGGCCTTGGCGATGGAATTCATGCCGCGCATTACCCGTGCGCAGTCGATGGATATCCTTTCATCGCAATCAAATCTGGCCGGATATAAGGCCGTGATCGAAGCCGCCTCGATCTATGGCCGCGCTTTCCCGATGATGATGACCGCCGCAGGCACTGTCAGTGCCGCAAAGGCTTTCATTATGGGCGTGGGCGTCGCCGGTTTGCAGGCCATCGCCACCGCACGCCGTTTAGGCGCGCAGGTTTCCGCAACGGACGTCCGATCGGCAACCAAGGAACAGATCGAATCGCTGGGCGCCAAAGCCATTTTCGTTGAAAATGTCGCCGGTATCGAAGGCGAGGGCGCTGGTGGCTATGCAACGGAAATGTCCGACGAATATAAGGCCGCGCAAGCTGAACTGGTGTCCAGCCATATCGCAAAACAGGATATCGTCATCACCACAGCACTGATCCCGGGGCGTCCTGCGCCACGGCTGATTTCCGATGCGCAAATTGCCAGCATGAAGCCCGGCTCGGTCATCTTCGACCTTGCCGTCGCACAGGGCGGCAATGTCGAAGGCTCCAAGCCCGATGAAGTTGTCGTCAAACATGGCGTCAAGATTATCGGCTATGCCAACACACCCGCGCATTTGGCGGCGGACACGTCGGCCTTGTTCTCGCGCAACCTCTTCAACTTCCTGTCCGCCTTCTGGGACAAGGAAGCCGGTGAGCCGGTGTTGCCCGATGACGATGAAATTACCGCTGCAATCCGTCTAACAAAGGACGGAAAGGTTGTGAATGAACGCCTGTTGGCGTGA